The DNA sequence ttggcgcagagcctccATTTtctaggcgcatttggcgccggtgagtttcgaacactgaaggAAAGCAATATGAACAAAAAAGTCTGAGCCATTAATCTTGCTAATACAGTGAGACCCTGTTGTCAGTgaactgatcattgaaattgatagacaaagtgataggcaaagaagacaaactgaaaaaaacgcgttctattggtgaaagcgggtggttgcaatggacaaaggaggtaggtaattgactaactaactacagcccacgagagaccctcttgttggtccatcattttcccgttTAGTCTGTAACGATCTCCCGCTTCAACCAGTCGGATCGCTCCATGTTCTCCATGTCtactttgtctattgctttgtctatcaatttcagttatCGGGCCGCAGACCTTGTTATTTTCAATGCCTcactttgaaaagttttttaaCTTCACAAGTTATGTAATTGAAtcagaaggaaaagaaaattctctttAAGTTACTACCTTAGTTACAGAGGATAATAACCAAAGATAATAAATTGCAAAACATTAAGATTCATCAAGGAAAACAAAGAAAGCAATGAAACTGAACAAAAGTCTAATAATCGAGATGATGAAGCAACTAAATTATGATCTAAAATAGGAAGCAATATTGAACAATAGCTGCTCAACAAGAGTAGAAATTCAAAGAAACCATCACATAGTAGCAGTAGAGGTAGGAAGTAGCTCTTAGATGTATGAATCCTAAATTAATATATGTGAATTTAATGGAAGTGGTTGAATATTCGTCTGTTAACTtctgtatgtatttttttattgagaagAACATAAAGTAAAAACAggtcgaaattttcaaaaatgaaaacacagGATTGCAACAATAAAAACCATCTATTCCATCACCATGTATTCGCTATGGGCTGTGAATTGTTGGatttcaatatattttccttATACCCTTGAAGTGATTAAagtgcattttcattttttaatctatttaaaaattaCAGCCTCATTTCCTTACTGTGTTTTTCTTATCATGTATGCTATGTTAGGCTCCTATTTATTATAACCCTTTATCACTCTCAATCGTTTCAGGTTCAATGGTGTGTTATCATACTCTACCAAGAAAACTACGAGCAGAAAAGATAGGAAAGGctgcaaaaaggaaaaaatcgattcaatccTGAAGGATAAAATGGTTTCAGCATGTCGACCGCCAATCCAGGTCAGCGACAAGAAGCAAGTGAAACACATCTACCCGCGCCTCAACCACGGTCTGAAAACCAACCGCAAACCAGACCCCGAGCCACTGGACCCCTACTCATTCACTGAAGATGCACAGCAGACAAAACGCTACGCCAAGTTCCACGATGAAGTTAACGGACAGTCGAGCAGCCTCGGTCATATCATCAGCCGACAACTCAAAAGTGGGTCAACTTACCGAACCAGTGACGATAGTAGTTTCACTCGGCGGTTGAACGAGTGTGTAAAACCGCAGCCGATATTGAAGGCGGTCAAACCAGATTCCTCGGCGAATAGATCTAATTTAGCTTTTAATTTCCCACAGAAGTGCAAAGTTCCAGAAGACTGtaagtatggttcacagaccaaTGTTCCTACTGCTGAGAACATTCTGCCAGATTTCGGGAAAAGCATCGGCAAGGTCGCTCTTCGACCCAAGAGGAAGCTGAGTAGCTGGAGGAAGGATAATGGTACGAAGCACGAGGCTCTCCAGAGAATACAGGATCTCCTGAAACAGGAATCTCAACTGCAATCTGACTTATTTCCATTAGGTATGTTGCCTCTCTGTTCAATGTCTTTCTTCCCTATATCCAtgcagtgtttttttcttgcttaCTGACAAACATGGAAAATTTCATACAATTATTCCTTAGGTATGATTTTCCTCGTATTGTATGTCTCCCAGGTTTCACTCTATCTCCGGTCTGTCTTAATCGGATTTACCTGCACATCCTCCTTCTTTTGTCAGTTCATTCTTCCCTTTATTTCCCTTACTTTTCTTTGTTCCCACAATTTTTGGTGACCTTGGCCTagcaaaaaattgtaagaaCAAGGGAAAGTGAGGCCAATAAAGAGGCAAATGAACGATGAAAGGTGGAGCACGTGTGTATCAGAGTGGATAGACAGACAAGATGTAAAGCGTAATCTAGAAATAAATACGAGTGAATTCACACAGAAAAAACTGCAGGGACAAGGGAAAGTAAGGGAAATAAAGACAAGAATGAACAGTTTTTGTCAGGATAGTCAAAATTACATGATAGTGTAAAGTAAAATCAAGTGAAAtggattgtatttagcaaaaaggaaccagcgcaattacagtgttttcaaaatcgtgcaacttcttttttctttgaaaaatactaaatgtacgcacagtattaaaattcatacaatcattttcctttaaaattgaaaaattgtttggtggaaaagcaaaaactatttgctattgtaggaaattttttagatgaagATGAAGGTGCTgattgtaatcgcgctggttcccttttgctaaatgcaatctaAGTAACAAATAGTTCTTACCTAATATGATAGAAATAGTAAATATTTTGGCAAAGCATTTCCATTCCTGTAAAATTTCTGAagctcttttgaaattttatttttttcctctaaatgCAAAGAATTACATTTGTGCTATCAGACTCTTTGCTCAAAGTACATAACAAATGCATCATATTTAACAAAAGGGAATCAGATCACAGTGCCgttaaaatcgtgcaacttcttctttacCTTGAATAATACAATGCACAGTAATAAAATGTGCACAatcgtttttctttaaaattaacaggTTTTTGGCAGAAAAACAAATACTATTTGTTTTTCAAGGCATGTTTATGGTTAAGATAaaaatcatagagtacaatgGAGTCGCAATATACTGGGGCACCAATGAAGTCAATCTATGAACGGCTCTTTCCGAGCCCCTTGTTTGCCGGAAAGTATGAACCAAGTGTGAACTAAATGGCATTTTTTAACATAGCGGCTTGTGGGAGTACCTTGGACTGTGAGCGGTATTCAGGATCCGATAACTATTTTtgcgaattttggcaaattattTTGACCAAGGTcgtgaaaaattcagaaatgtaGGAAGCTCCTGGTCTTcattaaataaattttatataagtAGTTGCATTACTTTTTGCGAGTAATACATTCCTTAAAAGCAGTTTTTCAGTCTCTGTTTTGGTGGCTTTTCTCTGagagttttatttcatttcagttTCCAAAATGATCCATACGCTCGTTAAAAGTGTCGAAATGGTCAATTGAATTAATTGTAAGATCAGGAATGTTTTGATATCACATGCCTTCACCTTAAAGTGAAGAAGAATTATGTGTACCTGAAATTTATCTTTTAGTCAGGTTTACTGTTGTTCTTGTTTTTTGGATAGTTTCTTTTCAGAATTAAGTTatgaaaggaagaaagaaatacTAGTTTCATAGTTCAACTTTTTATTAATTATACCAGCAAGAGGTAGCATAAAAAAGCCTTCTCTTAGAAAGTTCATATAATCCACTATGAGACAGTTGGCCACTAGGCAGGGTACAAAATTGTTGATCTCGATACATGTCTCCTCATCAGATTTTTACTTAGACTACGGTCAACACAGGAAACATCTTCAAATTCAATTCACAAAGAAATAAGTAGCGTTTTTGTGTGCATcaaagtgtgaaattttgatgagggaaGGCAATTTGAGCAAGTTTAATTCTTACTATATCTAGTGATCAATTTTAATCTCTAAAATTCTAAGTTGCTTTTTCTTATCATTTCAGAATTCTCCAGTTCAGAAGATGAAGCAGATATCATCTGTGATGCTAAGAACCTGGTTGAGCAATGCTCGCTGCCCTCATTTCCTTCAGTGGATCGGGAGACTAGGCTTTCCCAAATCAAGAACGAAACCTGCAAAAAGCTCCAGCAGACATTGATTAAACTGAGTAGTTCGAATAGTTGCCCGCCGCCTCTTGTTAGTTCTATAATTAATGCCGCCAGGGTCTGTCCCTCGCAAACTGCTTTCCTTCTTAATCCTCAGTACAACCCCTCCGCTAAAAAAGACAGGTACGTGTTCTTGATTCTATCGATTCTACGATGATGATTTGTGCAGTGTGACCCAAAGCCTAGAATATCAGAAAAACCAGGAATTGTCAGGGAGTTTGTAACGACCGCGGAAAATCAGAGAATGTCGGGGAAATTTAacagaaagtcagggaattttgattgACTACATTGTTCGTGTTGCTGATGCGGTTGCGGTAATTCCCTCTGGCGCATTTTAAGTGAGCTACGAGGTTTATACCCGAAAGTCAGTCTCTCTATTTTAATTCTCAAAAAGTATCATAGTTAaagacagggttgccagcgaccgggaaaaccgggaaaagtcggggaaaaaaaataaaccgggAGAAGTcagagaaagtcagggaatttcggtgttggtcagggatttttctgatttttcgtggaattaggcgcgggcggTCTCGGGCTCGCGTTGCGGGATCAACTGACTCATTCTCACTTTaacagactgcgtcagatccatacttaaaagtcagggaaaaatattggaaagtcagggaaaagtcaagggaatggaaaaaataatttggctggcaaccctgtaaagAATACCTACAGATTTGCTCTATCCAAGATAATATTTAAAATAGGGAGACTTACTTTGGGTGTACCCTCGTATTTGGGTCTCTTGagcactttcatttttccgagttggtgtgttttcgttctcccTGATTCAATTATTTCAAGTAGAGATAGGAAGTGTAAGTTTGGTGCAATTAAGGGAAGGTGAAGACTTAGAATTTTCCAACCTTGGTTTTTCTGCTGTTTTACCTTGTGAGCAAGTGTGTATAgcaatttttctcgagtttaAAAGTTAcggaatttctcataaaagGTCAGGGAATTCTAAGATTCTAAACTTTTAGCCACCCTGTTTGTGATATTGTCATTATTGTAAGCAGACTCCAGTGCTCCCTTACATTTTTTCAGAACTAGTTTGACTGACATGTTTTTTAGGGTTGATTCCCTTCAAAGTGGCCAGAAGGATATCGAcagttaaatttgaaaatggcaTACCCTGGTTCGCAAATTTTTGAGGAGTGACTGACCACAGTTGTGTGATTTTTCCTTGCCCTTTCATGAATACCTACTTATTaaggggggggagggctgtCTGGTAATGTTTTCctacaaaattaagaaaagcggaagttttgaaacatgGCGATTAGGACGATCTATGTTTCcattatttctccttttttttttcttttctcttcctttctAGTCAATgctcttttattaatttgttgAATATCATCAAGACTCATAAGTCTGGTAACTGTCTGTGGATTTGGTCAATATTATACATAATTTTTGCCTTTGAACGCAACTTTTTGCAGAATGAACTTGGTGTGTCGCCTTCCTAATTTTTTatatattgatggccaaagtgtgaaaccaggTATCTTCGTTtgtgacattgcagacttccagtcatatgtactttatttatttattttttagtctTGCAGCAAAGCCAAatagactctaggtttcgccAGAGGCGTCCTAAAAGTGTTCAGACTTTCAAGCCAAGTCCACAGGGAGAACTTTATAGGAACCAAGTAATATTTTTAAGTACTGATATTGGTGCCTTTTGGCCCAATTTTTCCAAATggaatttttgataatttagcCGAGTTTTATTAGCATATAGTAATCAACTGTGACtaaaatgtaaagaacccaTACTGGTGCTATTCGGCTCAATTTGGCCTAACGGCATCCTTTATCATGAAGTTATGGTTGCATATCACGGTTTAGTAGCGAATAGCAACTAACTGTGGCCAAAATTCCAAGAACCCATGTGTGttgtcttttgaatttttcatatattgatgcccaaagtgcaaaaccaggTATGTCCATcagcaacgttgcagacttccatttgttttattttttttgcggaaaactagtcaaaaatttcttaaaaacttctctaaattttcttctctcttaaCAGAATATTTTGAATCAATTTCAAACTATAAAGGTGTcttgtttgaaaataaaatcagaacggaaattttgaagtacagcaatggagatatgtgatttcgcactttggtcatcggcATATTACCCTGCTCATGCCAAGTAGCTTTCAGAAAATAAGAGCCTTACTTTCCCAATTTGAGTAAGAATCAGGATTTAAAAGCTCTCATGGTCTTCTTCAATGGTTTCAGATCGAAAAGCTGTTTGACGGTCAAACGAATTTGTTGCTTGGACTCATGCTCAAGCAAAGCAATTCCTGG is a window from the Bemisia tabaci chromosome 10, PGI_BMITA_v3 genome containing:
- the LOC109031921 gene encoding uncharacterized protein; its protein translation is MFNINSINSSRFNGVLSYSTKKTTSRKDRKGCKKEKIDSILKDKMVSACRPPIQVSDKKQVKHIYPRLNHGLKTNRKPDPEPLDPYSFTEDAQQTKRYAKFHDEVNGQSSSLGHIISRQLKSGSTYRTSDDSSFTRRLNECVKPQPILKAVKPDSSANRSNLAFNFPQKCKVPEDCKYGSQTNVPTAENILPDFGKSIGKVALRPKRKLSSWRKDNGTKHEALQRIQDLLKQESQLQSDLFPLEFSSSEDEADIICDAKNLVEQCSLPSFPSVDRETRLSQIKNETCKKLQQTLIKLSSSNSCPPPLVSSIINAARVCPSQTAFLLNPQYNPSAKKDRSKSCLTVKRICCLDSCSSKAIPGARYCMQHILYSVDQQLFSHCSGKLNDNTQCHNPVFDIKNTFPLCPVHAKQIQDQPPIMHSIQVKKSKKKSKSLMSRHRGKKRRKIFSSDTNSSTSTSDIPESFTPMTQVPSVINAASAMIMRHGEEVFLTDASVPVHSSDLDSNVSSHCEMVQLEAEVTEELVNSRILDDHEDLTTVLNQLPADAFNDLFSDKNGQYVPTREETEELERALEQVDKDVRCLERMTRSNIGIYDNLHSPAIPEDLNLPLFTGYPNGYATSTVALTNSNPQKL